A region of Verrucomicrobiia bacterium DNA encodes the following proteins:
- the larC gene encoding nickel pincer cofactor biosynthesis protein LarC produces the protein MKTLYLDIFSGISGDMFIAALIDLGVDAHQLEHEIAKLGVNGYHLRVARKEKSGIAGTKFDVHLESPANHGHSHAHPHPHPHPHAVPHVHPPAKPKRSGAKILNASFTKYNPVATSPAQPEHSHERNFTDICELISRSALSEWVKEKAIAVFHRIAVAEGQVHGKPPEQVHFHEVGAVDSIVDIVGACIALELLGRPRVLAAPVQEGSGWVNCAHGRFPLPTPATLGILGARGISVTQCEEPHELVTPTGAALLAEFAESFGPMQELVAEKVGFGLGTRDNQTRPNVLRAVLGETHRAEPETPDAEQPESPAPAPWVTETSPAASARLNPPAAIDWETDTIAVLETNLDDISGEWLGAFVERALAAGALDVFHTPIQMKKNRPAVLLTVLCAEADADRFSEMLLRETTAFGVRRTLAERRKLRRELIQAATPYGEITVKLGRLNEEIVQAAPEFESCRAAAAQAGVPLRMVYEAALQALSAGK, from the coding sequence ATGAAAACCCTCTACCTCGACATCTTCAGCGGCATCAGCGGCGACATGTTCATTGCCGCGCTGATCGATCTGGGCGTGGATGCGCACCAGCTCGAACACGAAATCGCCAAGCTGGGGGTGAACGGTTATCACCTGCGCGTCGCCCGGAAGGAGAAGTCCGGCATCGCCGGCACCAAATTCGACGTCCATCTGGAATCGCCCGCCAATCATGGCCATTCTCACGCGCACCCGCATCCCCATCCTCATCCACATGCAGTGCCGCACGTGCATCCGCCCGCCAAGCCGAAACGCAGCGGGGCGAAAATTTTGAACGCCTCCTTCACCAAATACAATCCGGTCGCCACCAGCCCGGCCCAACCTGAGCATTCGCACGAACGCAACTTCACCGATATTTGCGAGCTCATCTCGCGCAGCGCGCTTTCGGAATGGGTTAAGGAAAAGGCCATCGCGGTCTTCCATCGCATCGCGGTGGCCGAAGGCCAGGTGCACGGCAAACCGCCGGAACAGGTGCACTTTCACGAAGTCGGCGCCGTGGATTCCATCGTGGACATTGTGGGCGCGTGCATCGCGCTGGAACTGCTCGGCCGGCCGCGCGTGCTGGCCGCGCCCGTGCAGGAAGGCAGCGGCTGGGTGAATTGCGCGCACGGCCGGTTTCCGCTGCCCACGCCGGCAACGCTGGGCATTCTCGGCGCGCGGGGCATTTCCGTCACGCAATGCGAGGAGCCGCATGAACTCGTCACGCCGACCGGCGCCGCGCTGCTGGCCGAATTCGCCGAAAGCTTCGGGCCGATGCAGGAGCTGGTCGCGGAAAAGGTCGGCTTCGGACTCGGCACGCGCGACAACCAGACGCGCCCCAATGTGCTGCGGGCGGTGCTGGGGGAAACGCACCGCGCGGAACCCGAAACGCCGGACGCCGAACAGCCCGAGAGCCCGGCGCCCGCGCCCTGGGTAACGGAAACTTCGCCCGCGGCATCCGCCCGCCTCAATCCGCCCGCCGCGATCGATTGGGAGACCGACACCATCGCGGTGCTTGAGACCAATCTCGACGACATCAGCGGCGAATGGCTCGGCGCCTTCGTGGAAAGGGCGCTGGCCGCCGGCGCGCTGGATGTGTTCCACACGCCGATCCAGATGAAGAAGAACCGGCCCGCCGTGTTGCTGACCGTGCTGTGTGCGGAGGCGGATGCCGACCGGTTCTCGGAAATGCTCCTGCGCGAAACGACCGCCTTTGGGGTGCGACGCACGCTGGCCGAGCGGCGCAAGCTGCGGCGCGAGTTGATCCAGGCGGCGACGCCCTACGGCGAAATCACCGTCAAGCTGGGACGGCTGAACGAGGAAATCGTTCAGGCCGCACCGGAATTTGAGTCGTGCCGCGCGGCGGCTGCCCAAGCCGGCGTCCCGCTTAGGATGGTTTACGAAGCCGCGCTCCAGGCGTTGTCGGCGGGCAAGTAA
- the larB gene encoding nickel pincer cofactor biosynthesis protein LarB, with protein MTTSEATQLLEKFRAGQASRETVLQAFQAAPVANLGFASVDTHRALRNGFPEVIFGAGKTPAQVVKIAAKLVEHNGRVLVTRVTPEQARAVCRKFKAAVHHEVGRCLTIEKTPLPKRPGTVAVICAGTSDLPVAEEAALTAEIMGNRVERIWDVGVAGLHRLLARLETIQRANVLVVVAGMEGALPSVVAGLVARPVIAVPTSIGYGASFGGLAALLGMLNSCGSGVTVVNIDNGFGAGFAASQVNALAASQNSAAVK; from the coding sequence GTGACGACATCTGAAGCCACCCAGTTGCTCGAGAAGTTTCGTGCGGGCCAGGCCAGCCGCGAAACCGTGCTCCAAGCCTTTCAAGCCGCGCCCGTGGCGAATCTCGGCTTTGCCTCCGTCGATACGCACCGCGCGCTGCGCAACGGGTTTCCCGAGGTCATCTTTGGCGCGGGCAAAACCCCGGCGCAGGTCGTGAAAATCGCCGCCAAGCTGGTGGAGCACAACGGCCGCGTGCTGGTGACCCGCGTCACGCCCGAGCAAGCCCGGGCCGTTTGCCGCAAGTTCAAGGCGGCCGTTCACCATGAAGTGGGCCGTTGCCTCACCATTGAGAAAACGCCCCTGCCCAAACGCCCGGGCACGGTGGCCGTGATTTGCGCGGGCACCAGCGATTTGCCCGTGGCCGAGGAGGCGGCACTTACCGCCGAGATCATGGGCAATCGGGTTGAACGCATCTGGGATGTTGGCGTCGCCGGGTTGCATCGCCTGCTGGCCCGGCTGGAAACCATCCAGCGCGCAAACGTCCTCGTCGTGGTCGCTGGCATGGAAGGTGCGTTGCCAAGCGTGGTCGCGGGCCTGGTGGCCCGGCCCGTGATCGCCGTCCCGACGAGCATCGGTTACGGCGCCAGCTTCGGCGGACTGGCCGCGTTGCTGGGCATGCTGAACAGTTGCGGCAGCGGCGTGACCGTGGTGAACATTGACAACGGCTTTGGCGCCGGGTTCGCCGCCAGCCAGGTCAATGCGCTGGCGGCCAGCCAAAACAGTGCAGCAGTTAAATGA
- a CDS encoding sugar phosphate nucleotidyltransferase has product MIIRKAVIPVAGLGTRHFPASHAVKKELFPVVGPDGIARALFHYHLLELEAAGIRELCIIVQPGEDEMIRAYLNGPGDDYLKRLAKYPALLREAEQMRGFAQRVSFAVQTTQDGYGHAVFQSKAFANGEPVLLCLGDHLFRAKRTAAVPSRSTSNCNQTAAAEDGRAPLPETSIVSPFVELAQMAGVSGGRSVSAVNRISTEELKGYGTIAGRRRAENPRLIDISLIIEKPAVAVAKQQLHVDGLPAGTWLGWFGMHLLAPSIYDILAEMIRDNVRDNGEFQLTRAQEIQRQREGYLALEMTSAQRFDFGVPDDFVRSVQEFRQA; this is encoded by the coding sequence ATGATCATCCGCAAAGCCGTCATCCCCGTGGCCGGACTCGGCACACGCCACTTTCCCGCGTCGCACGCGGTGAAGAAGGAACTGTTCCCCGTCGTCGGCCCCGACGGCATCGCGCGCGCGCTGTTCCATTACCACCTGCTGGAACTCGAAGCCGCCGGCATCCGCGAGCTCTGCATCATCGTCCAGCCCGGCGAGGACGAGATGATCCGCGCCTACTTGAACGGCCCCGGCGACGATTACCTCAAGCGCCTCGCCAAATATCCGGCGCTCCTGCGCGAAGCCGAGCAGATGCGCGGCTTTGCCCAGCGTGTCTCGTTCGCGGTGCAAACCACGCAGGACGGCTACGGTCATGCCGTGTTCCAAAGCAAAGCTTTTGCGAACGGCGAACCTGTCCTCCTTTGCCTCGGCGATCACCTGTTCCGTGCGAAACGGACCGCGGCTGTCCCCAGCCGCAGCACGTCCAACTGCAATCAAACCGCTGCGGCCGAGGACGGCCGCGCTCCGCTCCCTGAAACAAGCATCGTTTCACCCTTCGTCGAACTGGCGCAAATGGCCGGCGTCAGCGGCGGCCGTTCGGTGTCGGCGGTGAACCGCATTTCGACGGAAGAGTTGAAAGGCTACGGCACCATCGCCGGCAGACGGCGCGCTGAGAATCCGCGATTGATTGACATTTCGCTCATCATCGAGAAGCCCGCCGTGGCCGTGGCGAAGCAGCAGTTGCACGTGGATGGTTTGCCCGCCGGGACGTGGCTGGGCTGGTTCGGCATGCACCTGCTCGCGCCCAGCATCTACGACATCCTCGCCGAAATGATCCGCGACAACGTGCGCGACAACGGCGAATTCCAACTGACGCGCGCCCAGGAAATCCAGCGCCAGCGCGAAGGCTATCTCGCCCTCGAAATGACCAGCGCCCAGCGCTTTGACTTCGGTGTCCCGGATGATTTCGTGCGCAGCGTGCAGGAGTTTCGGCAGGCGTAG